A single genomic interval of Oncorhynchus mykiss isolate Arlee chromosome 13, USDA_OmykA_1.1, whole genome shotgun sequence harbors:
- the LOC110487387 gene encoding gastrula zinc finger protein XlCGF17.1-like, with protein sequence MTVTLKEEEEEVGDLFHTRAILNYCGSSGEPQQPHDAEEAEKSLSGSEQLNKHLQRSTGKRTHCCSDCGKRFTSSGIKIHQRTHTGEKSYSCGQCGKSFGQSGHLTQHQRTHTGEKPYSCGQCGKSFGQSCHLTQHQRTHTGEKPYSCGQCGKSFTTSRSLTLHKRTHTGEKPYSCGQCGKSFCRSGELTVHQRTHTGEKPYSCGQCGKSFGRSGELTVHQRTHTGEKSYSCGQCGKSFGQSSHLTLHQRTHTGEKPYSCGQCGKTFGQSSHLTLHQRTHTGEKPYSCGQCGKSFGRSGQLTSHQRTHTGEKPYSCDQCDKRYSDKRSLIKHQTMHT encoded by the exons atgactgtcacgttgaaggaggaagaagaggaggttggAGATCTGTTTCACACCA gagcgATACTTAACTattgtggatcctctggggagcctcaacaacctcatgatgctgaagaggcagagaagagtctctccggATCAGAACAACTTAATAAACACCTGCAGAGATCCACAGGGAAGAgaactcactgctgctctgactgtgggaagagattcacctcatcaggcattaaaattcatcagagaacacacacaggagagaaatcttatagctgtggtcaatgtgggaagagttttggtcaaTCTGGCCATCTGacacaacaccagagaacacacacaggagagaaaccttacagctgtggtcaatgtgggaagagttttggtcaaTCTTGCCAtctgactcaacaccagagaacacacacaggagagaaaccttacagctgtggtcaatgtgggaagagttttacaaCATCTCGCTCTCTGACTCTacacaagagaacacacacaggagagaaaccttatagctgtggtcaatgtgggaagagtttttgtCGATCTGGAGAGctgacagtgcaccagagaacacacacaggagagaaaccttatagctgtggtcaatgtgggaagagttttggtcgATCTGGAGAGctgacagtgcaccagagaacacacacaggagagaaatcttatagctgtggtcaatgcgGGAAGAGTTTTGGTCAATCTAGCCatctgactctacaccagagaacacacacaggagagaaaccttacagctGTGGCCAATGTGGGAAGACTTTTGGTCAATCTAGCCatctgactctacaccagagaacacacacaggagagaaaccttatagctgtggccAATGTGGCAAGAGTTTTGGTAGATCTGGCCAGCtgacatcacaccagagaacacacacaggagagaaaccttatagctgtgatcagtgtgacaagagatactctgataaaagatctctgatcaaacatcagaCAATGCATACATGA